A section of the bacterium BMS3Abin14 genome encodes:
- the otsA gene encoding trehalose-phosphate synthase, which produces MESAIPEKTQPKKTRLVAISNRLPVTLSRKGDTWSVEPGSGGLVTAMAPVLRDRGGLWIGWPGISEKVDFDTVLGDASLATGYDLIPVEMDEEEVTSYYKGFANQIIWPLFHDMQSHCTFDPEFWYSYIRVNAKFADRILNHTSDDDYIWVHDYHLFHVGKFLRERGRSHRIGFFLHIPFPPMDIFVRLPWRMEILEALMEYDLVGFQTFRDRKNFLDCLQRSYPAARVSGRGTVVQVALEDRVVRVGYFPISIDYRSFVEDTNSEGTMQWYESLKEKFCDHSVILGVDRMDFTKGLQERLEGYRNALERYPDLREKVTLTQVLVPSRHSLTSYQILKARIDRLIGEINGQFATLGWDPIHYHYRSLDHDELLALYHIADIALVTPLKDGMNLVAKEYCACSLQNNGVLILSEFAGAAAELHSGALLVNPHDYEGIADALYYAFTMDYDEKQTRMKKMRKIIRRRDIFRWVDSFLQAAFARNLNDFPPVKEEYIPGTSGEDFATMLEE; this is translated from the coding sequence ATGGAGTCAGCGATACCCGAGAAGACCCAACCGAAGAAAACCCGACTCGTCGCCATCTCCAACCGCCTCCCCGTCACCCTTAGCAGAAAGGGCGACACATGGTCGGTGGAGCCCGGTTCAGGTGGCCTTGTGACCGCCATGGCGCCTGTCCTGAGGGACCGGGGAGGGCTCTGGATCGGGTGGCCCGGCATCTCGGAGAAGGTTGATTTCGACACGGTTCTTGGAGATGCCTCTCTGGCCACCGGATACGATCTCATCCCGGTGGAAATGGACGAGGAAGAGGTTACCAGCTATTATAAAGGGTTCGCCAACCAGATAATCTGGCCCCTCTTTCACGATATGCAGTCCCACTGCACCTTCGACCCGGAGTTCTGGTATTCCTACATCCGGGTCAACGCCAAGTTCGCCGACCGGATCCTGAACCACACCTCCGACGATGACTACATCTGGGTTCACGATTACCACCTCTTCCACGTCGGCAAGTTTCTGCGGGAGCGGGGACGAAGCCACCGGATCGGCTTTTTCCTGCACATTCCCTTTCCCCCAATGGATATCTTCGTCAGGCTCCCCTGGAGGATGGAGATCCTCGAGGCACTGATGGAGTACGACCTGGTTGGGTTCCAGACCTTCCGTGACCGGAAGAACTTCCTCGACTGCCTTCAGCGCTCATACCCCGCCGCCAGGGTCAGCGGGCGGGGAACGGTGGTCCAGGTCGCCCTCGAGGACCGTGTCGTGCGGGTGGGCTACTTCCCTATCAGCATCGACTACCGGAGCTTTGTCGAGGACACCAACTCCGAGGGGACCATGCAATGGTACGAGTCCCTCAAGGAGAAGTTCTGTGATCACAGCGTCATCCTCGGAGTGGATCGCATGGATTTCACCAAGGGTCTCCAGGAACGGCTCGAAGGGTACCGGAACGCCCTGGAGCGCTATCCGGATCTGAGGGAAAAAGTGACCCTCACCCAAGTCCTGGTCCCGAGCCGCCACTCCCTGACCAGCTACCAGATCCTCAAGGCGCGCATCGACAGGCTCATCGGAGAGATCAACGGCCAGTTCGCAACCCTGGGATGGGACCCGATCCATTACCACTACCGCAGCCTCGACCACGACGAACTGCTGGCCCTGTACCACATCGCCGACATCGCCCTGGTCACCCCTTTGAAGGACGGGATGAACCTGGTGGCCAAGGAGTACTGCGCCTGCAGCCTTCAGAACAACGGAGTCCTCATCCTCAGCGAGTTTGCCGGCGCGGCGGCTGAGCTTCACAGCGGTGCGCTGCTGGTCAATCCTCACGACTACGAGGGGATCGCCGACGCGCTTTACTACGCATTCACCATGGACTACGATGAGAAACAGACCCGGATGAAAAAAATGCGCAAGATTATCCGCCGCAGGGATATCTTCCGGTGGGTCGACTCCTTCCTGCAGGCCGCCTTCGCCCGGAACCTCAACGACTTTCCGCCGGTGAAAGAAGAGTACATTCCGGGGACCAGCGGCGAGGATTTCGCCACCATGCTGGAAGAGTAG
- the treT gene encoding trehalose synthase, with product MSQLLDRYGEIAGKDVIRQLRLLARELEGVQVVHVNSTKEGGGVAEILHKMIPLKQDLGIDASWEVITGDAAFYECTKGMHNAMQGEKTIITEELLNVYEETNRKFAEQIHDTLAEADFVFIHDPQPAAVIRHMPQRKGRWVWRCHIDISRPQRSVWNYLRKNVVAYDSSIFSMQRFSQKLPHIQYLIPPSIDPLSEKNMDLSAQEVLEEISPFNLIPDIPLLLQVSRYDRFKDPIGVIEAYKMVRKLTPVQLVLAGGGAGDDPEGEAVLEEVRRAAGEDPDIHVLQLPNDAHRTINALQRRADIVIQKSIKEGFGLTVTEGMWKGKPVIGGEVGGIRLQVMDHRTGFLVNSPEGAALRIRYLLHRPNVRRQMGRHAREFVRDNFLLTRHLRDYLALMVSLLKGKEQDPYLEIDVP from the coding sequence TTGTCACAACTTCTCGATAGATACGGCGAAATAGCAGGAAAAGATGTCATCAGGCAGCTTCGTCTTCTGGCCCGCGAGCTTGAGGGTGTCCAGGTCGTCCACGTCAACTCTACCAAGGAGGGCGGAGGTGTGGCCGAGATCCTCCACAAAATGATCCCCCTCAAGCAGGATCTAGGCATCGACGCCAGCTGGGAGGTCATCACCGGTGATGCAGCCTTCTATGAGTGCACCAAAGGGATGCACAACGCTATGCAGGGAGAAAAGACGATCATAACGGAGGAGCTTCTCAACGTTTACGAGGAAACCAACCGGAAGTTTGCAGAACAGATTCACGACACCCTGGCCGAGGCCGATTTCGTTTTCATCCACGATCCCCAGCCCGCCGCCGTCATCAGGCACATGCCACAAAGGAAGGGGCGCTGGGTCTGGCGGTGCCACATCGACATCAGCCGGCCCCAGCGTTCGGTCTGGAACTATCTCAGGAAGAATGTGGTCGCATACGATTCAAGCATCTTTTCCATGCAGCGGTTTTCACAGAAACTACCCCACATCCAGTACCTCATACCCCCCAGTATCGATCCGTTAAGCGAAAAGAACATGGACCTATCCGCCCAGGAGGTTCTGGAGGAGATCTCACCCTTCAACCTGATTCCGGACATCCCCCTGCTCCTTCAGGTATCCAGATACGACCGGTTCAAGGACCCCATAGGGGTCATCGAGGCCTACAAGATGGTCAGAAAACTCACACCGGTGCAGCTTGTTCTGGCGGGGGGAGGCGCCGGCGATGATCCCGAGGGGGAAGCTGTTCTCGAAGAGGTGCGCCGGGCCGCCGGGGAGGATCCCGACATCCACGTCCTCCAGCTGCCCAACGACGCTCACCGAACCATCAACGCCCTTCAGCGGCGAGCCGACATTGTCATACAGAAGTCGATCAAGGAGGGGTTCGGGCTTACCGTGACCGAGGGGATGTGGAAAGGTAAACCGGTCATCGGCGGCGAGGTCGGCGGTATCCGGCTGCAGGTCATGGACCATCGCACCGGGTTCCTGGTCAACTCTCCGGAAGGCGCGGCCCTGAGGATCCGATACCTTCTGCACCGCCCCAACGTGCGGCGCCAGATGGGACGCCATGCCAGGGAGTTCGTGCGGGACAACTTCCTCCTTACCCGCCACCTCCGGGACTACCTCGCCCTGATGGTCAGCCTTCTCAAGGGTAAGGAACAAGACCCCTACCTGGAGATCGATGTCCCATAG